One window of the Cherax quadricarinatus isolate ZL_2023a chromosome 41, ASM3850222v1, whole genome shotgun sequence genome contains the following:
- the LOC128695910 gene encoding UNC93-like protein: MADGEQPEGQDNPAFVAEDNSTAAVTKATEAEGCQSPAVESVIIMGKTKELTKDEQLEKIRILKNVVIISIAFMFLFTSFNSMANLQSSINKVDGTAALSTLYAALVISCAFLPTWMIKKLKAKWTLCFSMLCYSTYIAAQFYPRVWTLVPTSIILGLGAAPMWSAKCTYLTQVGSKYADIVGESAEVVIVRFFGIFFLFFQSTQVWGNLISSSVLSHGVEAEDDPDEVALLSCGVNFCPHTHDSAPSNLTNLAKPPASKIYTMASIYLVCAILSSIIIAFLVDPLTRYGEEERVGSSSGKSGCELLVATFNHMRHPYQLLIIPLTMWSGVEQAFLGADYTAAYVSCGLGVHMVGYVMICYGVCDAICSITFSPLVKMVGRVPIFTMGAIINLGIIITLRSWMPHPDDVALFFVMAGLWGVSDAVWQTQINAFYGIIFPGESEAAFSNYRLWESLGYIFSYVGSTTYCMDVKITNVVVSLVFGIIGYYIIEILERRGGIRKDEHGNVVTIDRLIKDRFFKGRR, from the exons GACGAAAGATGAGCAGCTGGAGAAGATCCGCATCCTTAAGAACGTCGTCATCATCTCCATCGCCTTCATGTTTCTGTTCACTAGCTTCAATTCCATGGCCAACCTCCAGTCCTCTATTAACAA AGTGGATGGCACGGCTGCACTGTCGACCCTTTACGCTGCTCTGGTGATCTCCTGCGCCTTCCTCCCCACCTGGATGATCAAGAAGCTAAAGGCGAAGTGGACGCTCTGTTTCTCCATGCTCTGTTATTCCACCTATATCGCAGCGCAGTTCTACCCGCGAGTGTGGACACTGGTGCCTACTTCAATCATCCTGGGTCTGGGGGCGGCGCCGATGTGGTCTGCCAAGTGTACCTACCTGACTCAG GTGGGCAGTAAGTACGCAGATATCGTTGGAGAGAGCGCTGAGGTGGTTATTGTCCGCTTCTTCGGCATCTTTTTCCTCTTCTTCCAGTCTACACAAGTGTGGGGAAACCTCATCTCTTCGTCTG TACTGTCGCATGGCGTGGAGGCCGAGGATGACCCTGACGAAGTTGCTCTGCTCTCTTGCGGCGTCAACTTCTGTCCTCACACTCACGACTCAGCTCCCTCCAACCTGACGAACCTGGCCAAGCCTCCAGCCTCCAAGATCTACACCATGGCCTCCATCTACTTAGTGTGTGCCATCCTCTCCTCCATCATCATCGCCTTCCTCGTCGACCCCCTCACCAG GTATGGTGAGGAGGAGCGGGTTGGGTCGTCGTCTGGTAAGAGCGGGTGTGAATTGCTGGTTGCCACCTTCAACCACATGCGTCACCCCTACCAGCTGCTCATCATCCCCCTCACTATGTGGTCTGGCGTCGAGCAAGCCTTCCTCGGGGCTGACTATACTGCA gcCTATGTGTCGTGTGGTCTGGGGGTTCACATGGTCGGCTATGTGATGATCTGCTACGGTGTTTGCGACGCTATTTGTTCCATCACTTTCAGTCCGTTAGTTAAGATGGTGGGTCGGGTACCCATCTTCACCATGGGTGCCATAATCAACCTGGGCATCATCATCACTCTTCGTAGCTGGATGCCTCACCCGGATGATGTGGCACTTTTCTTCGTAATGGCTGGACTCTGGGGCGTGTCCGACGCTGTATGGCAGACGCAGATCAacg CTTTCTACGGTATCATCTTTCCCGGCGAATCGGAGGCAGCGTTCAGCAACTACCGCCTGTGGGAGTCCCTGGGTTACATCTTTTCGTACGTGGGCAGCACGACTTACTGCATGGACGTTAAGATCACCAACGTGGTCGTATCGCTAGTCTTCGGCATCATTGGCTACTACATCATCGAAATCCTGGAGAGACGAGGCGGCATCAGGAAGGATGAACATGGTAATGTGGTTACTATCGACAGGCTCATCAAAGACAGATTCTTTAAAGGAAGACGTTAA